The genomic DNA CACTCCAAACAGCTCTACCTAGTTTAAGTTGCTTTTTGATCCAAAAGCTGAGATATATAGTGGCTTAATGGTCCGTACTTTAATACAGTAGAACTTCTTTTTAACAAAAGTGATGACTACAGCCAACAGGAGTTCCCTTTAAACACAGAGTTCAACCCTGAGCCTGCTGTCTGCAGATAAAACAACTCTGGAGAATGGATCCACTGGGGCAGAGGAAGCCTTCATTTCTCCTGTAAGATTTAGTGTTCCAGGCCAACAGCCACATCACACAATGAGccttgtagtgtgtgtgtggccacaAGAGTCACAGTGGAGGAGCGTTCACACTACAAGCAAGAGATGCAAAAGAATGTTACTGGAGGATGGTGATGAAGCTCAATTCTGTATCTATAcatgtatttctttaaaatctCCTTCTGATTCAGTGTAAAACATGCAGATAATGTTAACCATGTTTACCATCTAGTTTAGTGTGTCTTGTCCTGCATGAGTGAGAaggtattatgagtgatgtagtatgcagtattacagtaaaagtagtggtttggtccctctgactgatatattattatatgtgacatcattagattattaatagtgacgcatcagtgttagagcagcatgttactgttgtagctgctggaggtggagctagtttagtGGTTCCCAAGCTAGGGGTCAGGCTCCTctaaagggtcagcagataaatgtgaggggtgttgagatgattaatgggagaggaaagaagaaaaagttctgatacacacatgtgttttcagtttttggactttttctctaatctttgatttttgctgaaatattggatcattttaacatttattgaaatgaaagcatgtgagaagtttagagggaaaaatgaCTATTTGGTGGAggtgttaacaactcatagacatctgaaaagTAATTAAGCTGTCAAATAGTAGAAGGTACAAGTGGaatggaagtataaagtagcatcaaatggaagtACAAATGCCTCAAAATTGTACcttagtacagtacagtactgtacTTAGTAACTTTCCACCACTAGAAATTCTTATCTAGATTCCGGTAATTGTCCAAATTTAGCTGATTGGTCAAAAGTAGTTGACCAGTCAGGAACAATGTTAAGTGTCCTGACCTTGTTTCAGGACTCATTAAATGACTGACAAATAATTAATGCGTTTAAATAAAAAGCCTCATAAGTAAGTTGACTTACACATTGATCTTAGAGGACGTCACGCTGAAATATCAAGAGCGCAAACTAGCTGTGTAATGCAGCCTGCTAATGCTCCGAGTATTTTGAGCCCCATTAAGCTTAATGAGCAGTGATGAAATTTAATTTGGAAGTTATCACAAGGGAAGCAGGCTGGCTCGATCTATTGTGAGTCAGACAGGAGGAATGTGGGAGGGAGTCCAACAGCGCCATAATTCAGCTGATTCAGGGTTTTTAAGTGAGTAACTGAGCCGTGCAGCAGGGACTGGTACACACCGTCAcgcagagagactggagccagACTACAGAGCCAGAAACTGGACAGTCAATAAATCTGACATGTGCATGAGAGGTTGAATATTATCAGCTCTGAGTTTTGCTACCagaggaagcagaaaaaaacaattctgCTCATGACAGGAGAAAATAGTCGAGGCCTTCTTCCAGCTCACGGTGTGTTTTACCTGAAATAAATGTACCTTCATcaccacttgggggcagcagcaAGGTATATTTCACTTGGGCTAGATCCATCTGAGAGAAAGCAGGATGAGGGATGTCTTATTAAAACATGGTTTGTGGAATTTGATCAACAGTGCAACCATAGGAAGGAACCATGGATGCCTTTATAAAACTGGTTGTGGCAACAGCAAGTGCTTACAGAATATAACAGAgtctaatataaatataaaggaaatgaggaaaagtTAAGGAAAAAGAGTATATATTTGTAAAGAAATTTAATgtaaacaatacaaaataaatgaatagtcATTTTTTTAGAACAACAATAACTTGATTTTTTGATTGTTTCCTATTGGTTCAATGCAAAGGAGCACATAAGCATTAACTTGGTGTTAACTCTCTTTAAGAAAAAGGCCTTTATTagtatgttttgtatttttatacacataaaacatgactgaTAACCCAAATATTTGGAAGTGATTCATATTGAAGCACTGGTTTGTCAAAACAGTGTGTGGTCCAACATTACATACTTTTAATGGCACAGAGTACATCTATATACAATGGGGGACTTTACCTCATAAATGAAGGGGGAAAAACATTTGAAGTACAGTGTTTCCATTTTAGTAGACTCATATGCAAAAGTGAAAATACTTAAGACATGATAATTTGACCTATACCCTTGTATAACGCTAACGGTACACATTATTCATCAGCTCTCATCATCCATCAGTGCATGGTTATTTGATTGTCTACAGTATATCATCCATGTCCTTCAGTGACTCATGCCAGAACATCCATTTCTTTAACTGCTTCTGTTTAAGgggaatgagaaaaagaaattaaCTGTCAAACTCATAGCAGAAGAGGTCGAGGTATCCTGACTTTCAGTCCAAATGTACCAGTCAAGCTCCAAAACCTAGCCTGAAAAAAgtctgcctaccagcacctctaaagctcacttattaacatgttacatgttgtttgtttaaatctgtacaaaaactaAAAGTGCTCAAGTGACAAGTTGCTGTTTAAAAAGTTGGGGGGTACTGGCTGGGTAATTTCTTGGCTGGGACTAAACACTTTCTGGAGTCTTGCCGTCCCTGTGAGGTTACTAAGCAACCAGCAGAGAGCTGGGAAGTCAGTGTAACCAGGGTCTAGCATCCCTCCCATGGTGAGACCATGGATCTGCCCAGTGGCACTTCAACCCCTTCTtcctccaaaaaacaaaaaaaacaaacaaacaagcagatgaGAGCGGAACGTCAAAGGATGGGACTGGATTATCAACTGAGTGACCACCCACATCATCTAGTCCAGTCTTAACCAGGACTGCACAGTGTCACTTACAGTAGTTAGAGTCCCTCCCCACCTCTGTGGTTTACCATCTTTGGCCTCTTAGGCTTCGTTCCATGTCTTGATAGTTCTGGAGATTTATCTGCCCTAAGGGATAAATGCACTTTCACAGTCATGAAAGCCTGCTTCGTAATCCAAGTCTCAGGCATTTAACTGAGAGTGGGAGCCCACACTAAAGCTTCAAGATGTTGGTGTTGTCATTGTTGGTGGAAGTGATTACATTAGTTATTACATGGATCGGACAGGGCTTTCCAAAGACAGGCCTTACCCAGACTTTTGGGGAACAACTCATTGTCTTGGCCTCCAGAATCCGTGTCAATTGAGAGAGGGAATCTTAGCTAGAACGGTGAAAGGATCACAGGAAATGTACCAGAACATCCAACAGACCTATTTCACAAACgcaaacatgaaaaacaactaACCCCATGTGGGTAGGCAGTCAGGCAAATTGCCAACAGGTCACACACATTACTTTGTTGATACAAGATCTCCACCTGAGCAGAGCGCAAAGGGACACGCTGTTTACTGCCGCTGGCAATCAGGTAGGGGTGAAACAGAACATCACTTTCTACAGTGACTGAGGTTACAGCTGCCACTATGACATCATTGTCTTTTATTGGTTCTGTTCAATAGATCCTTGATACATATAGTGAGGTAAATTTTTATGGTGGCAGGTCGTTTAATTGGTCAGATTcagcattaaataaaaacatttttatttattcatccagCTAAAAATATATCTTCCATTACAGTGGAGATTCTTTCCTTCTATCTACTTCTCAGTACGTGTCTCGGCCCCCTGGCAGTTTTTACACGATGACTCAGTACAATAAGGCACAGATTCACTTAGTGCCAAGACTGAGTTTACAAATGACCAACACAGATGCACAACATCTGAGCAGCAAGTGTATCCGTACAGTATGTAAATAAGAGCCGAGGCTCTGCGGAGACAAACACTGTTTAACAGGTTGCTATGGAGACCAATTAACCATTGAGAGACATCAATCgagaaacagccaatcagatttGGCTTGCCCACTGTTTAGCATCAGAGCATTGTTACTGTACACAATTCTTCTCTGCGTTAACAaagatatctttaaaaaatcagaataaattcagcttttaaaatgtcatgatGTAAAAaggagttttcttttttatggttGGAATGATACCATACATTGTTATGCTAATAACTATTACAATCAATATCCTGTCATCTCTTTCTCCAACACTTGGAGCAGCTGTTGTTTTGCTGACAGTAGAAAGGAATAACAGAAAAAAGGTCTACTgtatatctaaaaaaaaaaaaaggcaatgacaagaaaaaaacgGATTGCAGATTACACATGATGTCCAGAAAAAAGTGCATTAAGAGAAGGGAAATCTGCAGCAGTttcataacaatataaaaacaagacaagttTCATTTCCCAGTTGGAGTTCTAGTTAATCAAACATGACTCAGAGGCAGAGTGTAACGTTAGATCACACATTATAGAGGAGGTTTAACTTTGACTTGTGACTGTTATCATTGAAAATACAGTTTGCCCTATTATACTGTATCATATCAGCATGGAAGTCGACTACGTggatattatatttaaagataaCACCAAGATAACATGTTGCATCACGATGTTCCTTACACGGTGTTCAAAGGTCAATATATCTGGATCCTCAAAGTGGTTTTCAtacaaatgtgatgttttatagCCGACCATATTTAACGCAGTAACAAAGGTAGACGTCCTCAGATAGGATGCGgtttaacaaaaaatatagaTATACATTTCTGCCTCCAAGAAATGTTTCTTTAACTCATTCCCACTGTTTTAACACGTTGGTCAGTAGTAGACATTAGTATCTCCCAAAGACAATCATAGTACctttacatttaattacacCCACATTCACTTTTCCCTTATCACTCAAAAGGCATGAACAAGATTTCCAACAAGACACAATTCAGTGATTGCTGACaacctaatatatatatataacacacaacagtcaatgtatactgtatatactctATGTCTAAATTAAGACATTCATAAGATTATAAAATTAAGACTTTCATGATATACTAAATCCCTTATAGACATACCCAGCTTTCTTTAAAATGCAATACACAACATTCAGCTAGCGGGACTGAATGCCATATAGTGCACCTTTAAATATTGTAAAGGCACTACATTAAATTTGATCTAAAAGAGCTGTGAAATTGAGTGTACATTAGTACAACAACGACAAAAGAAAAGATTCTCAGGCTAGTGATGAAAAATACCATCCTGCACTTTAAGtctacaaaaacatgaaaacagctACATGAATCCAAAGGGATTAGCTTCTGAAGAACCAACACATTCTGTCATTATCTGATGACATTTAAGGCAtcagaaaagtaaaaagtctcattttaaaatagaagGCAATACTCAATCAACACCCATTTAAAACGTGCAAACAATGATTTTTCAAGGCACAACGACAAAGGCTCTGCATGGTATTGCACTGCAAAAAGGTAGATTGTTTAAATGACACTATATCAAGTTGTCTGTACTTTATTTAGGAAGGAGAAATGTTACCACTCTTCGGCAAGCTGTCATCAGTGTTGTCGCCTTTAAACcatttaattcttttttttttttttccgaaTCTAAATCGAAAAATTTGCTTGAGTGAAATATGCCCACAGTTTAAACAGTCTAAGCATAACTGCAACCCAAAATCCCATCAACCTGATAATGAAACGAATCCAACCACATCTATTTTTATCATGAACAGCAGTGACACctataaatgacaaaatactgTCAGCGGTCATATATAAGTTTCGATAGTCTTTGCAAATTGCGAGAACCTGATTTTGATCAGAATGTGATTGgttatgttaatgtgttttccAGCTGATACATTCATTGTGGTACTATGAATTGTTCCAAAGATTCTAATAAATATGAGCATCAAAATGCTAATTTCAAATATCATTATGTATCCCTCTGGCATGTAATGCTAGGAAATGTTTCTATTTCAGTGCTTGTGTACATAATACTAGATAATTAGTTCCCTTTCTATCAAAGCAGTAAGTCGGGAAGGAAAAGGCACGTAGTTTCTGTAACATCCTGACTATCATTTGGACTTGTGTTTGGGATCTATCACTTTTTTAGCTTTCCTCAACATGAAGGTAACAATCATTGCACATACAACCAGAGTGACCCCGTACAGTCCCACGAAGACGGCGGCGTCACCGCTCCCGTGCAGACGTGAGTACACCTCTCGACGGCCCAAGAAATCGAGGTGCGAGGCGTGGATCTGACACAGGGTGCAACAGGATAGAAAAACGTGGAACAACTGATGACTCTGTCCTACAAAATCACACCGTCCGGGGAAGCAGCGCTCTAGCAGGGggtaggagaagaagaaggcaCAGCTGAGAAAGAAGGCTACCTGGCCAAAGTGGTAGATAATGGCTGGGTCGTTGCTGGCTGTAGACCAGGATAAGAGTCTAAGAGCCACGGGGCTGCTGTCCCAGGTATAGGCGACGGCTGAGGGCACCACTTGGCCCACCTTGCGAACCCATGTCGGTAGGTTGTGGTTACGATATTTGCCGTAACAACACCCCAGGCATGACAGACAGCTGAAGATAGTGGCAGCAGGCATGAAGATACCGTGCACGTAT from Scomber scombrus chromosome 16, fScoSco1.1, whole genome shotgun sequence includes the following:
- the paqr7a gene encoding progestin and adipoQ receptor family member VII, a, with product MTTIVMERIGRVFISLQQIRQVPQMLTNAAPSMPGTIRDTDVPYYFRERYVCTGYRPLHQNWRYYFLSMFQRHNETINIWTHLLAFLVFLVKFRQLSETVDFVGDAHSWPLLILIVSSLIYSAFSVAAHLLGGKSELYHYTFFYLDYVGVAQYQYGSAVVHFYYAIDESLHRYVHGIFMPAATIFSCLSCLGCCYGKYRNHNLPTWVRKVGQVVPSAVAYTWDSSPVALRLLSWSTASNDPAIIYHFGQVAFFLSCAFFFSYPLLERCFPGRCDFVGQSHQLFHVFLSCCTLCQIHASHLDFLGRREVYSRLHGSGDAAVFVGLYGVTLVVCAMIVTFMLRKAKKVIDPKHKSK